A section of the Acropora muricata isolate sample 2 chromosome 4, ASM3666990v1, whole genome shotgun sequence genome encodes:
- the LOC136912933 gene encoding uncharacterized protein isoform X1: MRYRALLEKNNFSPSLKAKILGNIVRCNFQGMMLKRFLIRPFCRSKTRKATIFCLLVGIINVINLTFKDERVGNSSLNQADAVGKLAPGSSTLSREDEMTLYIQESQMDLLGGNMICATKEICNKFNVQSPEQAKRICDSYGSRCKGFVYVIKSGSVHLKGELENNMVFTEGYELFIKRSFAQKAQQNSKCVIRLDQSESFTDRCRLPDLDPFDEGITKLIQKPELLRCPGSQLTRYRRGVLELTEDKNKVGNITSLKYQRIFRPPHKDWGFEFGSETTLDIKQHQFKLESEFIRVLLSTSHGKTREEYHAQVVARSPPQEHRRESGLPLSVVIIGIDSLSAAHFRRALPAAYKFMTEEMNSVFLNGYSIVGDGTTPALTALLTGKFESELPEARRQFPGSEPLDRWPHIFKDFKAQGYVTLFSEDCPAYGAFNYRLHGFKETPTDHFSRYFWEAAKITSAYCVHSKPQHQIHFDYVTSFLEAYPQQPKFGLFFMTEFSHNNLNSVYRVADDFVSLLKDLHEGNALNDTLLIVMSDHGARVGEARETFQGKIEERLPLMALTFPRWFSQQNQDLIQNIKENSNLLTSPFDLYATFQHLLSYPHIPNNLTRGDSLFRKLHRSRDCQSAGVAEHYCPCVKWKEIDTRGDHVHGSAKAVVDHVNNLTASNPLGSSLCSRLQLHEVLSAYQKIASVKVAQYLGSADVHGRRPVFSRDSTTFDKCLYHVQLRTVPGKGLFEASVSFDGDKYQVIGEISRINLYGEQPRCILDKSPHLRKYCLCKDYEEHRRA, from the exons ATGCGTTACCGTGCCCTCTTGGAGAAAAATAATTTCTCTCCCTCTCTGAAAGCCAAAATCTTGGGCAACATCGTCAGGTGCAACTTCCAAGG AATGATGCTGAAACGATTTCTTATTCGTCCATTCTGTCGCAGTAAAACGCGTAAAGCTACAATATTCTGCTTGTTGGTAGGAATTATTAATGTCATCAATTTAACCTTCAAGGATGAGCGTGTTGGAAACTCTTCACTTAATCAG GCGGATGCAGTCGGAAAACTGGCACCTGGATCGTCTACACTCTCAAGGGAAGATGAGATGACTCTGTACATTCAG GAAAGTCAAATGGATCTTCTAGGAGGAAATATGATTTGTGCAAccaaagaaatttgtaataaatTCAATGTCCAGTCTCCTGAGCAAGCAAAAAGGATTTGCGATTCGTATGGTTCCCGATGCAAGGGGTTTGTATATGTCATTAAGTCTGGGAGTGTTCACCTAAAAGGAGAATTGGAGAACAATATGGTGTTCACTGAAGGCTACGAGCTTTTCATAAAGAGGTCATTCGCTCAAAAAGCCCAGCAAAATAGCAAATGCGTAATTCGTCTAGACCAGTCCGAGTCTTTCACGGACAGATGCCGTCTTCCCGATCTGGACCCTTTTGACGAAGGAATTACGAAACTCATCCAGAAACCAGAATTACTTCGGTGCCCAGGCTCTCAGCTGACGCGATACCGGAGAGGAGTCTTGGAGCTAACAGAGGATAAAAATAAAG ttggTAACATTACTTCCTTGAAATATCAGCGTATCTTTCGACCACCACACAAAGACTGGGGATTTGAATTTGGAAGTGAAACCACCCTTGACATAAAACAACATCAATTCAAACTGGAATCGGAGTTCATTCGCGTTCTCCTCTCTACCTCACATGGCAAAACACGCGAGGAGTACCATGCCCAAGTGGTCGCTAGGTCCCCACCTCAAGAACACCGCAGAGAGTCTGGCCTTCCATTGAGTGTGGTTATTATAGGCATTGACTCCTTATCAGCCGCTCATTTTCGAAGAGCGTTACCAGCGGCTTACAAGTTCATGACAGAAGAGATGAACAGCGTATTCCTCAATGGTTACTCCATCGTTGGTGACGGCACAACGCCAGCACTAACTGCTCTCTTGACAG GCAAATTTGAATCTGAACTCCCGGAAGCAAGACGACAATTTCCTGGAAGCGAACCTTTAGACCGCTGGCCGCATATCTTTAAGGACTTCAAGGCTCAAGGCTACGTGACGCTATTTAGTGAGGACTGTCCGGCATATGGAGCATTCAATTATAGACTGCACGGCTTCAAAGAAACACCAACAGATCACTTCTCTAGATATTTTTGGGAGGCTGCTAAGATAACGTCAGCATATTGTGTTCACAGCAAACCACAGCATCAGATTCACTTTGATTACGTCACGTCTTTCCTCGAGGCATACCCACAGCAACCTAAATTCGGATTGTTTTTCATGACCGAGTTTTCTCATAATAATCTAAACAGTGTTTATCGCGTTGCGGATGACTTTGTGTCCTTGTTGAAGGATTTGCACGAGGGGAACGCACTAAATGATACTTTACTAATTGTTATGTCCGATCACGGAGCAAGAGTCGGCGAGGCCAGGGAAacatttcaaggaaaaattgagGAACGGCTTCCGTTGATGGCTCTTACCTTTCCAAGATGGTTTTCCCAGCAAAATCAAGATCTCATTCAAAATATCAAGGAAAACAGTAACCTCCTCACATCACCGTTTGACTTATACGCTACATTCCAACACCTGCTAAGCTACCCGCATATTCCCAACAATTTAACGAGGGGCGATAGTCTCTTTCGCAAACTCCATAGATCACGCGACTGCCAAAGTGCTGGAGTTGCTGAACATTATTGCCCATGCGTCAAATGGAAAGAAATCGATACACGGGGAGATCACGTGCACGGATCAGCAAAAGCAGTTGTTGACCACGTGAATAATTTAACCGCCTCAAACCCCTTAGGTTCAAGCCTTTGCTCGCGTTTGCAACTTCACGAAGTGTTATCAGCTTACCAGAAAATTGCCAGTGTTAAGGTAGCGCAATACCTTGGGTCAGCCGATGTTCACGGAAGAAGGCCAGTATTTTCAAGGGATAGTACGACATTTGACAAATGCTTATATCATGTACAGCTCCGCACAGTACCCGGGAAAGGTCTGTTTGAAGCATCGGTTAGTTTTGATGGCGATAAATACCAAGTCATAGGTGAAATAAGCAGGATTAATCTTTATGGAGAACAGCCGAGGTGTATACTGGACAAAAGCCCGCACTTGAGAAAGTATTGTCTGTGTAAAGACTACGAAGAGCACAGACGGGCATAA
- the LOC136912933 gene encoding uncharacterized protein isoform X2 gives MMLKRFLIRPFCRSKTRKATIFCLLVGIINVINLTFKDERVGNSSLNQADAVGKLAPGSSTLSREDEMTLYIQESQMDLLGGNMICATKEICNKFNVQSPEQAKRICDSYGSRCKGFVYVIKSGSVHLKGELENNMVFTEGYELFIKRSFAQKAQQNSKCVIRLDQSESFTDRCRLPDLDPFDEGITKLIQKPELLRCPGSQLTRYRRGVLELTEDKNKVGNITSLKYQRIFRPPHKDWGFEFGSETTLDIKQHQFKLESEFIRVLLSTSHGKTREEYHAQVVARSPPQEHRRESGLPLSVVIIGIDSLSAAHFRRALPAAYKFMTEEMNSVFLNGYSIVGDGTTPALTALLTGKFESELPEARRQFPGSEPLDRWPHIFKDFKAQGYVTLFSEDCPAYGAFNYRLHGFKETPTDHFSRYFWEAAKITSAYCVHSKPQHQIHFDYVTSFLEAYPQQPKFGLFFMTEFSHNNLNSVYRVADDFVSLLKDLHEGNALNDTLLIVMSDHGARVGEARETFQGKIEERLPLMALTFPRWFSQQNQDLIQNIKENSNLLTSPFDLYATFQHLLSYPHIPNNLTRGDSLFRKLHRSRDCQSAGVAEHYCPCVKWKEIDTRGDHVHGSAKAVVDHVNNLTASNPLGSSLCSRLQLHEVLSAYQKIASVKVAQYLGSADVHGRRPVFSRDSTTFDKCLYHVQLRTVPGKGLFEASVSFDGDKYQVIGEISRINLYGEQPRCILDKSPHLRKYCLCKDYEEHRRA, from the exons ATGATGCTGAAACGATTTCTTATTCGTCCATTCTGTCGCAGTAAAACGCGTAAAGCTACAATATTCTGCTTGTTGGTAGGAATTATTAATGTCATCAATTTAACCTTCAAGGATGAGCGTGTTGGAAACTCTTCACTTAATCAG GCGGATGCAGTCGGAAAACTGGCACCTGGATCGTCTACACTCTCAAGGGAAGATGAGATGACTCTGTACATTCAG GAAAGTCAAATGGATCTTCTAGGAGGAAATATGATTTGTGCAAccaaagaaatttgtaataaatTCAATGTCCAGTCTCCTGAGCAAGCAAAAAGGATTTGCGATTCGTATGGTTCCCGATGCAAGGGGTTTGTATATGTCATTAAGTCTGGGAGTGTTCACCTAAAAGGAGAATTGGAGAACAATATGGTGTTCACTGAAGGCTACGAGCTTTTCATAAAGAGGTCATTCGCTCAAAAAGCCCAGCAAAATAGCAAATGCGTAATTCGTCTAGACCAGTCCGAGTCTTTCACGGACAGATGCCGTCTTCCCGATCTGGACCCTTTTGACGAAGGAATTACGAAACTCATCCAGAAACCAGAATTACTTCGGTGCCCAGGCTCTCAGCTGACGCGATACCGGAGAGGAGTCTTGGAGCTAACAGAGGATAAAAATAAAG ttggTAACATTACTTCCTTGAAATATCAGCGTATCTTTCGACCACCACACAAAGACTGGGGATTTGAATTTGGAAGTGAAACCACCCTTGACATAAAACAACATCAATTCAAACTGGAATCGGAGTTCATTCGCGTTCTCCTCTCTACCTCACATGGCAAAACACGCGAGGAGTACCATGCCCAAGTGGTCGCTAGGTCCCCACCTCAAGAACACCGCAGAGAGTCTGGCCTTCCATTGAGTGTGGTTATTATAGGCATTGACTCCTTATCAGCCGCTCATTTTCGAAGAGCGTTACCAGCGGCTTACAAGTTCATGACAGAAGAGATGAACAGCGTATTCCTCAATGGTTACTCCATCGTTGGTGACGGCACAACGCCAGCACTAACTGCTCTCTTGACAG GCAAATTTGAATCTGAACTCCCGGAAGCAAGACGACAATTTCCTGGAAGCGAACCTTTAGACCGCTGGCCGCATATCTTTAAGGACTTCAAGGCTCAAGGCTACGTGACGCTATTTAGTGAGGACTGTCCGGCATATGGAGCATTCAATTATAGACTGCACGGCTTCAAAGAAACACCAACAGATCACTTCTCTAGATATTTTTGGGAGGCTGCTAAGATAACGTCAGCATATTGTGTTCACAGCAAACCACAGCATCAGATTCACTTTGATTACGTCACGTCTTTCCTCGAGGCATACCCACAGCAACCTAAATTCGGATTGTTTTTCATGACCGAGTTTTCTCATAATAATCTAAACAGTGTTTATCGCGTTGCGGATGACTTTGTGTCCTTGTTGAAGGATTTGCACGAGGGGAACGCACTAAATGATACTTTACTAATTGTTATGTCCGATCACGGAGCAAGAGTCGGCGAGGCCAGGGAAacatttcaaggaaaaattgagGAACGGCTTCCGTTGATGGCTCTTACCTTTCCAAGATGGTTTTCCCAGCAAAATCAAGATCTCATTCAAAATATCAAGGAAAACAGTAACCTCCTCACATCACCGTTTGACTTATACGCTACATTCCAACACCTGCTAAGCTACCCGCATATTCCCAACAATTTAACGAGGGGCGATAGTCTCTTTCGCAAACTCCATAGATCACGCGACTGCCAAAGTGCTGGAGTTGCTGAACATTATTGCCCATGCGTCAAATGGAAAGAAATCGATACACGGGGAGATCACGTGCACGGATCAGCAAAAGCAGTTGTTGACCACGTGAATAATTTAACCGCCTCAAACCCCTTAGGTTCAAGCCTTTGCTCGCGTTTGCAACTTCACGAAGTGTTATCAGCTTACCAGAAAATTGCCAGTGTTAAGGTAGCGCAATACCTTGGGTCAGCCGATGTTCACGGAAGAAGGCCAGTATTTTCAAGGGATAGTACGACATTTGACAAATGCTTATATCATGTACAGCTCCGCACAGTACCCGGGAAAGGTCTGTTTGAAGCATCGGTTAGTTTTGATGGCGATAAATACCAAGTCATAGGTGAAATAAGCAGGATTAATCTTTATGGAGAACAGCCGAGGTGTATACTGGACAAAAGCCCGCACTTGAGAAAGTATTGTCTGTGTAAAGACTACGAAGAGCACAGACGGGCATAA